A portion of the Bulleidia sp. zg-1006 genome contains these proteins:
- a CDS encoding GIY-YIG nuclease family protein — protein MAKGIIYLMTTVVSGLIKIGKTGNDQFENRMRFLESNGYANITGLKREFAIEVDGYDEKEKLIHDIFSKSRIVGTELFALDIEVAKSLLSSLDGKQIYPKDKSKKEVFEESTEEIKLKTESGFVPDGEYILNRNIRGFGKVNGKATVKEGVFTVLKGSFCGNTKKGYIPSIRRNAKIKDNILQEDIVCMNPSSAGWIVIGKSNNGWVEWKDLQGNLIEKYREKED, from the coding sequence ATGGCAAAGGGAATAATATATTTAATGACTACAGTTGTTTCCGGTCTTATCAAGATTGGCAAGACGGGAAATGATCAATTTGAAAATAGAATGAGATTTTTAGAAAGTAATGGATATGCCAATATCACGGGGTTAAAAAGGGAGTTTGCTATCGAAGTGGATGGATATGATGAGAAAGAAAAACTTATTCATGATATCTTTAGTAAAAGTAGAATTGTCGGCACTGAATTATTTGCATTAGATATAGAGGTCGCAAAATCCTTATTATCTTCTTTAGATGGTAAACAAATTTATCCTAAGGATAAAAGTAAAAAAGAAGTATTCGAAGAATCTACAGAAGAGATAAAACTTAAAACGGAGAGTGGATTTGTTCCGGATGGAGAGTATATATTAAATCGTAATATAAGAGGTTTTGGGAAAGTAAATGGGAAAGCTACAGTTAAAGAGGGAGTATTCACAGTATTAAAAGGAAGTTTTTGTGGTAATACCAAAAAAGGCTATATACCATCTATTAGAAGAAATGCAAAAATAAAAGATAATATATTACAAGAAGATATTGTATGTATGAATCCGTCAAGTGCCGGTTGGATAGTTATTGGGAAATCTAATAATGGATGGGTAGAATGGAAAGACTTACAAGGGAACCTTATTGAAAAATATAGAGAAAAAGAAGACTAG
- a CDS encoding IS1634 family transposase, whose product MFITKSKSKNSTFYYLAYSKRTGKKVSTHIFEALGSADDIRKKVGDPNLDVDTWTKAYAKQKTLEMKEDKERITVSFAPANRINHKTIRHVHIGYFFIQKILKDCGLTKISDKIKKEGQFKFDLNQIMRYLVASRILAPGSKLSTFEFSKHFFEAPNFALHDVYRTLEKMYEYKDFIQESLYQTTHNNFKRNSSILYYDCTNYFFEIEEEKGIRQYGLSKEHRPNPIVQMGLFLDQYGLPLAFDIFQGNKNEQASLKPIEQKIIKDYGLDKVIICCDAGLNSCTNKKFNDITNRGFIMTYSLKKAKQAIKDWVFEDSGWKRDGDGKVFRLSEIKELENDYHIYYKERWIKENGVEERIIVSYSPEYAGYQEHLRSKQIIRAEAVISSNKKLRNHQKATDFKRLIAIDYTNEDGVSAKEQHLSLNSEKIAEESKWDGLYCISTNLEDNIKIILQVHRQRWKIEESFRILKSEFKARPVYLSRESRIYSHFLTCFMALLVERIIEKNLVQYTTKEIITTLRSMQLCEIGNKQYIPAYTRTVITDKLHDVFKFNTDYEIMSFKSLNEINKKTKS is encoded by the coding sequence ATGTTTATCACTAAATCGAAATCTAAAAACTCGACCTTTTATTATCTTGCCTATTCTAAAAGAACCGGTAAAAAAGTTTCTACCCATATCTTTGAAGCCCTTGGAAGTGCTGATGATATTCGTAAAAAGGTGGGTGACCCTAATCTTGATGTTGATACTTGGACTAAAGCATATGCTAAGCAAAAAACTTTAGAGATGAAAGAAGATAAGGAAAGAATTACTGTTTCTTTTGCGCCTGCTAATCGAATTAATCATAAAACAATTCGTCATGTGCATATTGGTTATTTCTTTATCCAAAAAATATTAAAGGACTGTGGTTTAACTAAGATTAGTGATAAAATCAAAAAAGAAGGACAATTCAAATTTGATTTAAACCAAATTATGCGTTATCTTGTTGCGAGTAGGATTTTAGCACCTGGTTCTAAACTATCCACTTTTGAGTTTTCAAAGCATTTCTTTGAAGCCCCAAATTTCGCTTTACACGATGTATATCGTACTTTAGAAAAAATGTATGAATACAAAGATTTTATTCAAGAAAGTTTATACCAAACAACCCACAATAACTTTAAACGCAATTCATCTATCTTATATTATGATTGTACTAACTACTTTTTTGAAATTGAAGAAGAAAAAGGAATTAGACAATATGGATTATCTAAAGAACATCGACCTAATCCGATTGTGCAAATGGGCTTATTTTTAGATCAGTATGGTTTACCCCTTGCTTTTGATATCTTTCAAGGCAATAAAAACGAACAAGCTTCTCTAAAACCTATCGAACAAAAAATTATTAAAGACTATGGATTAGATAAAGTGATTATCTGTTGTGATGCCGGTTTAAATAGTTGTACTAATAAGAAATTCAATGATATCACTAATCGTGGTTTTATTATGACTTATTCACTTAAAAAGGCAAAACAAGCAATTAAAGATTGGGTATTTGAAGATAGTGGTTGGAAAAGAGATGGTGATGGTAAAGTTTTTCGATTATCAGAAATAAAAGAATTAGAAAATGACTATCATATCTATTATAAAGAAAGATGGATTAAGGAAAATGGTGTTGAAGAAAGAATCATTGTAAGTTATTCGCCGGAATACGCCGGTTATCAAGAACATCTTAGATCCAAACAAATAATCAGAGCAGAAGCAGTCATTTCAAGTAATAAGAAATTAAGAAATCATCAAAAAGCAACAGATTTTAAACGATTAATAGCCATTGACTATACCAATGAAGATGGAGTATCCGCAAAAGAACAACATCTATCCTTAAATAGTGAAAAAATAGCTGAAGAAAGCAAATGGGATGGTTTATACTGTATTAGCACTAATTTAGAAGATAATATCAAGATTATCTTACAAGTACATCGTCAAAGATGGAAGATTGAAGAAAGTTTTAGAATATTAAAAAGTGAATTTAAAGCACGACCGGTATATCTTAGTAGAGAAAGTAGAATATACTCACACTTTTTAACTTGCTTTATGGCATTGTTAGTTGAAAGGATTATTGAAAAAAACTTAGTTCAATACACCACAAAAGAAATTATAACAACCTTAAGAAGTATGCAATTATGTGAGATAGGCAATAAACAATACATTCCTGCTTATACTAGAACAGTAATAACTGATAAATTACACGATGTTTTTAAGTTTAATACTGACTATGAGATTATGAGTTTTAAAAGCTTAAATGAAATTAATAAGAAGACCAAAAGTTAA
- a CDS encoding restriction endonuclease subunit S has translation MLNTSKWKNFNLEKLFEISAGIYHYSDEYDIGDTPYISASNENNGIQQRINLEPEFAGNCIVTGKVGCTTFYQSEDFCATSDVNIFRPKNFELNRKIGLFITAIINFSENYKWNYGRQCRVGDSKKINIKLPAKMLNNEYIIDPEKIFSSEGYIPDFDFINEFMGNVENAERESKSSIRDSLKTINTSGDKSLGIIMENWKDFYLHKLFKTRMGNGIDAVATTNYNPKYNYVSRDSNGNGVVGFVDEIEGEDPFPAGTMSLALGGSFLGSCFIQKEPFYTAQNVGILQEKEPLSIYSKLFITTLIRNECKVKYQAFGRELNSHFRKDFTIKLPIKMDGLKFAYDENKTYSDDGYMPDWEWIENYVKKLPYADKLLNLTVLKR, from the coding sequence ATGTTGAATACAAGTAAATGGAAAAATTTCAATTTAGAAAAACTATTTGAAATAAGTGCAGGTATATATCACTATTCTGATGAATATGATATTGGTGATACTCCATATATATCTGCATCGAATGAAAATAATGGCATACAGCAACGAATAAATTTAGAACCAGAATTTGCTGGAAATTGTATTGTTACTGGAAAAGTAGGATGTACTACTTTTTATCAGTCTGAAGATTTCTGTGCAACAAGTGATGTTAATATATTCAGACCTAAAAATTTTGAGCTAAACCGAAAAATAGGATTGTTTATTACTGCTATTATCAATTTCAGTGAAAACTATAAATGGAATTATGGTAGGCAATGTAGGGTTGGAGATAGTAAAAAAATTAATATTAAGCTTCCTGCTAAAATGCTAAACAATGAATACATTATTGATCCTGAAAAGATTTTTTCGTCAGAAGGTTACATTCCTGACTTTGATTTCATAAATGAATTCATGGGAAATGTTGAAAATGCAGAGAGAGAGAGTAAAAGCTCTATTAGAGATAGTTTGAAAACTATAAATACGAGTGGTGATAAAAGTCTCGGTATTATTATGGAAAATTGGAAGGATTTTTATTTGCACAAACTATTTAAAACTAGAATGGGTAATGGTATAGATGCAGTTGCTACAACAAACTATAATCCGAAATATAATTATGTTTCAAGAGACAGTAATGGGAATGGTGTAGTTGGATTTGTTGATGAAATAGAAGGGGAAGATCCTTTTCCAGCAGGTACAATGTCATTAGCGTTGGGTGGTAGCTTTTTAGGTTCTTGTTTTATTCAAAAAGAACCGTTCTACACAGCTCAAAATGTTGGCATTTTACAAGAGAAAGAGCCATTATCTATATATTCTAAGTTATTTATAACGACTTTAATTAGAAATGAATGCAAAGTAAAATATCAAGCATTTGGAAGAGAGTTGAATTCACATTTTAGAAAGGATTTTACGATTAAACTGCCGATAAAGATGGACGGATTAAAGTTTGCATATGACGAAAATAAAACCTATTCTGATGATGGTTATATGCCTGATTGGGAATGGATAGAAAATTATGTAAAAAAATTACCGTATGCAGATAAACTCCTAAATTTGACAGTTTTAAAAAGATAA
- a CDS encoding class I SAM-dependent DNA methyltransferase → MNRFDIIRRIGSRYHIGNTETGEFSYVKALASVGKDIKDYQKGDTQKNHQFLDIRFENDRLAILVECKNKFSKWKKEKIQKQLQDYVRYEKAYSDKKIVAILAETDGDDVWVWYGQSVIVDDEHKKSDESIIKTFEDYENLCFGKVNDKIKVVDSIKILNEKLHSDGVNEKLRSQFVGTCLLALKNGLTYKNVSATIDPNTGNSLSPEKVVINNIKSILSGLLSKSGDITDLNKAGKLSVLNNKVLDDQDIATLTYEEIKDILEFIDSNIVPYINDKNTAGQDLLNLFFTTFNKYVGKSDKNQAFTPDHICDFMSKAVGVNKNSRVLDPCCGSGAFIVRAMTDVMDDCEAEAERDNVKKNQIFGIEYENGAFGLSSTNMLIHGDGNSNVVQASMFDRAEWIQDKNINIVLMNPPYNATKKFCDPHYTKTWDSKKKEDPSKGFHFVEWVARHVPSTCKIAVLLPMQAAIGNTGDVKKFKKKMLDNYTLDAVFSLPNEMFYPGASAIACCMIFDLSQKHERANRDTFFGYFKDDKFIKRKGLGRVEQTDQDGNSLWLKTEAEWLDLYKNKREVPGLSVMKKVTWKDEWLAEAYMETDYTKLTVDDFERTIRDYYSYLIKSGGK, encoded by the coding sequence GTGAATAGGTTTGACATTATTCGAAGAATAGGTAGTCGGTATCATATTGGAAATACCGAAACTGGAGAATTTAGCTATGTTAAAGCACTTGCTTCAGTTGGTAAGGATATTAAAGATTATCAAAAGGGCGATACTCAGAAGAATCACCAATTTTTAGATATTCGTTTTGAAAACGATAGGTTGGCAATATTAGTCGAGTGTAAAAACAAGTTTTCTAAGTGGAAAAAAGAGAAAATTCAAAAACAATTACAAGATTATGTAAGATATGAAAAAGCATACTCTGATAAAAAGATAGTTGCCATATTGGCAGAAACTGATGGCGATGATGTATGGGTATGGTATGGTCAATCAGTAATTGTAGATGATGAGCATAAAAAATCAGACGAATCAATCATTAAAACATTTGAAGACTATGAAAATCTTTGTTTTGGTAAAGTCAACGACAAAATTAAGGTTGTAGATTCAATTAAGATACTTAACGAAAAATTGCATTCTGATGGTGTCAATGAAAAACTGAGAAGTCAATTTGTAGGCACCTGTTTATTAGCTTTGAAAAACGGTCTTACTTATAAAAATGTAAGTGCGACTATTGACCCAAATACTGGGAATAGCTTATCGCCTGAAAAAGTCGTGATAAACAATATAAAAAGTATTTTATCTGGCTTATTGTCTAAAAGTGGAGATATAACTGACCTAAATAAAGCGGGTAAGTTATCAGTTCTGAATAACAAGGTTTTGGATGACCAAGATATAGCGACTTTAACATATGAAGAAATAAAGGATATATTAGAATTTATAGATTCTAATATCGTTCCATATATAAACGATAAAAATACGGCAGGGCAAGACTTATTGAATTTATTCTTTACAACATTCAATAAATATGTTGGTAAGTCTGACAAGAATCAAGCATTTACACCTGATCATATATGTGACTTTATGAGTAAGGCGGTAGGAGTTAATAAGAATTCAAGAGTATTAGATCCTTGTTGCGGTAGTGGAGCTTTTATAGTTAGGGCAATGACGGATGTTATGGATGATTGCGAAGCTGAAGCAGAGCGTGATAATGTAAAGAAAAATCAAATTTTTGGAATAGAATATGAAAATGGAGCTTTTGGTTTGTCATCTACAAATATGCTGATACACGGAGATGGAAATTCTAATGTGGTACAAGCGTCTATGTTTGATAGGGCAGAATGGATACAGGATAAGAATATAAATATTGTTCTTATGAATCCTCCATACAATGCGACCAAAAAATTCTGTGATCCTCATTATACAAAAACATGGGATTCAAAAAAGAAGGAAGATCCATCTAAAGGATTTCATTTCGTTGAATGGGTAGCAAGGCATGTTCCAAGTACATGCAAAATTGCCGTTTTACTTCCTATGCAGGCAGCAATTGGAAACACAGGAGATGTTAAAAAATTCAAAAAGAAAATGTTGGATAACTACACATTAGACGCAGTTTTCTCTTTACCTAATGAAATGTTCTATCCAGGAGCTTCAGCTATTGCATGTTGCATGATTTTTGACTTGTCTCAAAAGCATGAGCGAGCTAATAGAGATACATTTTTTGGATATTTCAAAGATGATAAATTCATTAAGCGAAAAGGGCTTGGAAGGGTAGAACAAACAGACCAAGATGGAAATAGCTTGTGGTTAAAGACCGAAGCTGAATGGTTGGATTTGTATAAAAATAAAAGAGAAGTCCCAGGGCTGTCTGTAATGAAAAAGGTTACTTGGAAAGATGAGTGGTTGGCTGAAGCTTATATGGAGACGGATTATACAAAACTCACAGTAGATGATTTTGAACGCACTATCCGTGATTATTATTCATATTTAATTAAGAGTGGTGGAAAATAA
- a CDS encoding helix-turn-helix transcriptional regulator, whose product MSVSYKKLWHLLLDKNMKKKELSELAGISNYTINKLNGDGNVTVEVLEKICLALDCMVDDILEFTKE is encoded by the coding sequence ATGAGCGTATCATATAAAAAACTATGGCATTTACTTTTAGATAAAAATATGAAGAAAAAAGAATTGTCAGAGCTTGCAGGGATAAGTAATTACACTATCAATAAACTGAACGGAGACGGAAATGTTACTGTGGAAGTACTAGAAAAAATTTGTCTGGCGTTAGACTGCATGGTTGATGATATTTTGGAATTTACTAAGGAATAG
- a CDS encoding recombinase family protein, which produces MSNTKRIGQTALYERLSRDDEMQGESNSITNQKQLLESYAKRNGFVNIYHYTDDGVSGTTFDREGFQKMIKAVEENKVSTVIVKDMSRFGRDYLKVGFYTEILFKEKGVRFIAINNGIDSEKQAESDFTPFLNIMNEWYARDTSRKIQSIFRARMEEGKRVSPSVPYGYYRNPKNKQELLVDKESSKVVKRIYRLVIEGYGVTQIADILTKDKVLIPSAYAEIHYPENNHSSKKRGIEDPYFWTPTTVGYILEKREYMGHTVLGKTICLDYKTKKRRKAKEDELIIFQNTHEAIIDEETWNNAQRLRKTVRRSPKYGTTSHPFTGLLICADCGGKLSYREPAEHKEKKYDSDYSFVCQHYRHRKGTCSMHYIKVKTVNEILLKSIKEITDFAKEEKQEFLKVMNKLSDEKREEKYQEDKEKLEKLSSRNEELTTLITKLYEDHALGKIPVKHFDRLFNIYDTEQQDLEKQIQYFENEIESYHQRKVDTDKFLKMIEKYTDIEELTVPMINEYIEKVVVHEATGGRKGKYRKQQVDVYFNFIGNCQVPQKADIEKMA; this is translated from the coding sequence ATGTCAAATACGAAAAGAATAGGACAGACAGCCCTTTATGAGCGTTTAAGTCGAGATGATGAAATGCAAGGAGAAAGCAATTCCATCACCAATCAAAAACAACTACTTGAAAGTTATGCGAAAAGAAACGGCTTTGTAAATATCTATCACTATACCGATGACGGAGTAAGCGGAACAACCTTTGATAGAGAGGGATTTCAAAAGATGATAAAAGCAGTAGAAGAAAACAAAGTATCTACTGTGATAGTAAAAGATATGAGTAGGTTTGGCAGAGATTACCTCAAAGTAGGCTTTTACACCGAAATACTTTTCAAAGAAAAGGGAGTAAGGTTTATCGCCATCAATAACGGAATAGACAGTGAAAAACAAGCAGAAAGCGATTTTACCCCATTTCTAAACATTATGAACGAATGGTATGCGAGAGATACCTCAAGAAAAATACAATCTATCTTCAGAGCAAGAATGGAAGAGGGTAAAAGAGTATCCCCAAGCGTTCCATACGGCTATTACAGAAACCCTAAGAATAAACAGGAGCTACTTGTCGATAAAGAGAGTTCAAAGGTCGTAAAACGCATTTATAGGCTTGTTATAGAGGGATATGGAGTAACACAGATAGCAGATATACTAACCAAAGATAAAGTCCTTATACCGTCAGCCTATGCAGAAATACATTACCCTGAAAATAATCATAGCTCAAAGAAAAGAGGAATAGAAGACCCGTATTTTTGGACACCGACCACAGTAGGATATATCTTAGAAAAAAGAGAATACATGGGACATACCGTACTTGGTAAAACAATATGCCTTGATTACAAAACTAAGAAGCGAAGAAAGGCAAAAGAAGATGAACTCATTATCTTCCAAAATACCCATGAAGCTATCATTGACGAAGAAACATGGAATAATGCTCAAAGGCTAAGAAAGACAGTAAGAAGAAGTCCAAAGTACGGGACAACCTCACACCCATTTACAGGACTTTTAATCTGTGCAGATTGTGGAGGTAAATTAAGCTACAGAGAGCCGGCAGAACATAAAGAAAAGAAATACGATAGTGATTACTCTTTTGTATGTCAACATTACAGACACAGAAAAGGCACTTGCAGTATGCACTATATCAAAGTAAAAACAGTGAATGAAATACTCTTAAAATCAATCAAAGAAATAACCGACTTTGCAAAAGAAGAAAAGCAAGAATTTCTAAAAGTGATGAACAAGCTATCCGATGAAAAACGAGAAGAAAAGTATCAAGAAGATAAAGAGAAATTAGAAAAACTGTCATCAAGAAATGAAGAACTAACAACCCTCATTACAAAGCTATACGAAGACCATGCTCTTGGAAAAATACCTGTAAAACACTTTGACAGATTGTTTAATATCTATGATACGGAGCAACAAGACTTAGAAAAGCAAATACAGTATTTTGAAAATGAAATAGAAAGCTACCATCAGAGAAAAGTTGACACCGATAAATTCCTAAAAATGATAGAAAAGTATACCGATATTGAGGAATTGACAGTACCAATGATAAATGAGTATATAGAAAAAGTAGTAGTCCATGAAGCCACAGGAGGAAGAAAAGGCAAATATAGAAAACAACAAGTTGATGTGTACTTTAACTTTATAGGTAACTGCCAAGTGCCACAGAAAGCTGATATAGAAAAAATGGCTTAA
- a CDS encoding IS3 family transposase has protein sequence MNSLRGEFKLKDLLSCTGMPKATYMYRQKRFDRENPDKEIEEKILEIRETHKDYGYRRVVGELRNQGYCVNKKKVQRIMQKLGLQVTSFTRKSRKYSSYKGKVGTVAPNRIRRRFNTHIPHQKITTDTTEFKYYEINAKGHMTMYKLYLDPFMDMCNGEIISYGIDKHPSTKNVMEALEQAIAITSDCKYRRTFHSDQGRAYQMKAYSHRLKEERIFQSMSRKGNCHDNSVMENFFGLLKQEIYYGVIYYSYDELKSEIERYIKYYNEQRIKEKLGWLSPVQYRLRLLAT, from the coding sequence ATCAACAGTCTCCGAGGAGAATTCAAACTAAAAGACCTTCTCTCTTGTACAGGTATGCCTAAAGCAACATATATGTACCGGCAGAAAAGATTCGATAGGGAAAACCCTGACAAAGAAATCGAGGAGAAGATTCTTGAAATCAGAGAGACTCACAAGGATTATGGTTATCGTCGAGTGGTTGGAGAATTAAGAAATCAAGGCTACTGTGTAAACAAAAAGAAAGTACAACGTATAATGCAGAAGCTTGGTTTACAGGTTACTTCTTTCACTCGAAAAAGCCGTAAATACAGTTCGTACAAAGGTAAAGTTGGAACAGTTGCTCCTAATCGCATAAGGAGACGATTTAACACGCATATCCCTCATCAGAAGATTACAACAGATACTACGGAGTTTAAGTATTATGAAATTAATGCTAAAGGTCACATGACAATGTACAAGCTTTATCTGGATCCATTTATGGATATGTGTAATGGTGAAATTATAAGCTATGGAATTGACAAGCATCCTTCAACAAAAAATGTTATGGAGGCATTGGAACAGGCTATTGCAATAACATCCGATTGCAAATATAGAAGAACTTTCCATTCGGATCAAGGCCGGGCTTACCAAATGAAAGCATACTCTCATCGTCTCAAGGAAGAAAGAATCTTCCAAAGCATGTCTCGTAAGGGAAACTGTCATGATAACTCTGTTATGGAGAACTTCTTTGGATTACTTAAACAAGAAATCTATTATGGTGTTATTTACTATAGCTATGATGAGCTAAAGTCAGAAATCGAACGATACATAAAGTATTACAATGAACAAAGAATTAAAGAAAAACTAGGATGGCTAAGTCCGGTGCAATACAGGCTTAGACTCTTGGCTACATAA
- a CDS encoding CD1845 family protein: MRWALKIILFPIILLLSILIAFLKFIIKVSGMILGIISFLVFIGAVACFIQNDMVTGMVALLLAFLISPYGLPKIALWITAYLEVAKDTLKEI, from the coding sequence ATGAGATGGGCATTGAAAATTATCTTATTTCCAATAATATTGCTCTTGTCGATACTAATTGCTTTTCTAAAATTTATTATAAAAGTTAGTGGAATGATTTTAGGTATAATATCTTTTCTAGTGTTTATCGGAGCAGTAGCATGCTTTATACAAAATGATATGGTAACTGGAATGGTAGCATTACTACTAGCTTTCTTAATCAGTCCTTATGGACTACCTAAAATTGCACTGTGGATTACAGCATACCTTGAAGTAGCGAAAGATACATTAAAGGAAATATAA
- a CDS encoding KilA-N domain-containing protein, with product MSKAKKDTIEAKGFAIQIYTEDFKNDYISLTDIAKYKNTDDPRFVIQNWMRNRNTLEFIGLWEVLNNENFNRVQFDTFRNEAGLNRFTMTPQKWIDSTNAIGIISKSGRYGGTYAHYDIAMEFASWISPEFKLYIIQDYKRLKSDENSRMSLGWNLNREISKLNYKIHTDAIKEYLLKDLTKEQLSYKYASEADMLNVALFNKRAKQWREENPDLKGNMRDYASLNELLVLANMESYNAVLIGKGMEQKERMIELRKLARTQLMSIEKLNNTGIKSLEYKSKK from the coding sequence ATGTCTAAGGCAAAAAAAGACACGATTGAAGCAAAAGGTTTTGCTATTCAAATTTATACTGAAGACTTTAAAAACGACTATATAAGTCTAACAGATATAGCTAAGTATAAAAATACTGATGATCCGAGGTTTGTTATTCAGAACTGGATGAGAAACAGAAATACGTTGGAATTTATCGGACTATGGGAAGTTCTGAACAATGAAAATTTTAACCGTGTGCAATTCGACACGTTTAGAAATGAGGCAGGACTTAATAGATTTACAATGACACCACAAAAATGGATTGATTCTACAAATGCTATTGGCATAATTTCAAAGTCTGGAAGATATGGTGGAACATATGCACATTATGATATAGCAATGGAATTCGCTTCATGGATTTCACCAGAATTTAAGTTGTATATTATTCAAGACTATAAGAGACTTAAGTCAGATGAAAATTCAAGGATGTCACTGGGATGGAATCTGAATAGGGAGATTTCAAAGCTTAATTATAAAATTCATACGGATGCAATCAAAGAATATCTCTTAAAGGATCTTACCAAAGAACAGTTATCTTATAAGTATGCAAGTGAAGCCGATATGCTCAATGTTGCCTTATTTAACAAAAGAGCAAAACAGTGGCGTGAAGAAAATCCTGACTTAAAGGGTAATATGAGAGACTATGCAAGTCTTAATGAGTTACTTGTACTTGCAAATATGGAAAGCTATAATGCGGTTCTTATCGGTAAAGGTATGGAACAAAAAGAAAGAATGATAGAACTAAGAAAGCTTGCCAGAACTCAGCTGATGTCAATTGAAAAGTTGAACAATACAGGTATTAAGAGCTTAGAATATAAGTCAAAGAAATAG
- a CDS encoding DEAD/DEAH box helicase, producing the protein MDKLTLRKLYDTEFPELYKKLQIGIELSDEELEKILSIGIFLTGLDNKNIQRLGYRLFLLYSKITDDYKPLYELSLNKGLIPISKFIENNLNYSERYGNIYTEINSIESDEFKWNNSYQTIGQFELFKEATESKLKSQIIVAPTSYGKTELILSFIDHTKFKKICIISPTKSLLAQTKKRIINKFGYRKIITYPEMYSDKDYEIIAVLTQERLLRLLQNNPNLKFDLLVIDEAHNILDEFSNERTRGVILASVIIICKKRNDNLVCKYLTPFLKSKESFKIKHISNVAEWYSVVENVKSEMFYFYDLENNKKVLLDQYSTIKDKLIDLQVNELGDDADVVITNCDNKNIIYLNSPKKLENFAFKLFSKLPERQILRLNKAASDLREYVHEDYKLADYIEKGVIYHHGSIPEPIRYFIEDLYVDIPEIKMLIANSTLLEGVNIPATKMFILDPCRGFRVIIMTQANSQVNTRVLELLPKFKIKKMNSWCAV; encoded by the coding sequence GTGGATAAATTAACATTGAGAAAGCTTTATGACACTGAATTTCCAGAACTATATAAAAAGTTACAGATAGGTATAGAGTTATCTGATGAAGAACTAGAAAAAATATTATCTATAGGGATTTTTTTGACTGGATTGGATAATAAAAATATACAAAGATTAGGATACAGATTATTTTTATTGTATAGCAAAATAACGGATGATTATAAACCACTATACGAATTAAGTTTGAATAAAGGGCTTATTCCCATATCAAAATTTATAGAAAACAATCTAAATTATTCAGAGAGATATGGGAATATCTATACTGAAATAAATAGTATAGAGAGTGATGAATTTAAATGGAATAATTCGTATCAAACAATAGGACAGTTTGAATTATTTAAGGAAGCTACAGAATCAAAATTAAAATCGCAGATTATTGTAGCTCCAACATCGTATGGGAAAACGGAATTGATATTATCATTTATTGACCACACTAAATTTAAAAAAATATGTATCATTTCTCCTACAAAATCTCTTTTGGCGCAAACAAAGAAAAGGATTATAAATAAATTTGGATATAGGAAAATAATAACATATCCAGAAATGTATAGTGATAAAGATTATGAAATAATTGCTGTGTTAACTCAAGAAAGACTGTTGAGATTGCTACAGAACAACCCCAATTTGAAATTTGATTTATTAGTTATTGATGAAGCGCATAATATATTAGATGAATTTTCAAATGAGAGAACACGTGGTGTGATTTTAGCTTCAGTTATTATTATTTGTAAAAAAAGAAATGATAATCTTGTGTGTAAATATTTGACCCCATTTTTAAAATCTAAAGAAAGTTTTAAAATTAAACATATTTCTAATGTTGCTGAATGGTATAGTGTTGTAGAAAATGTCAAGTCAGAAATGTTTTATTTTTACGATTTAGAGAACAATAAGAAAGTTTTATTAGATCAATATTCTACGATAAAGGACAAGCTGATTGATTTACAGGTCAATGAATTAGGAGACGACGCAGATGTTGTTATTACAAATTGTGATAACAAAAATATAATATATTTAAACAGTCCTAAGAAGCTTGAAAATTTTGCATTTAAACTATTTTCTAAACTCCCTGAAAGACAGATACTTAGACTTAATAAAGCTGCTAGTGATTTGAGGGAATACGTACATGAGGATTATAAATTAGCTGATTATATTGAAAAAGGGGTTATTTATCATCATGGTTCAATACCAGAGCCAATAAGGTATTTTATAGAGGACTTATATGTTGATATACCAGAAATAAAAATGCTTATTGCTAATTCTACATTACTTGAAGGAGTAAATATTCCTGCAACAAAGATGTTTATATTAGATCCTTGTAGAGGGTTTCGTGTCATAATAATGACACAGGCAAATAGTCAAGTAAATACAAGGGTTTTAGAGCTTCTACCAAAGTTTAAAATCAAAAAAATGAATAGTTGGTGTGCTGTTTAG